A single Filimonas effusa DNA region contains:
- a CDS encoding GAF domain-containing protein encodes MQTSLIDLNSAIEHDKPKVLHASLSFQPFIRFLQQKIAEESTYKAIVYRQVLDAFAAYPDLDQPVEEASVSNYLPLLELIYTILTPTLSSEKEYLWALSSPMKPVIFYGTDAFYELTCTECGGMPTLKPNLIEKNSAEKEKDKKLHVYLMILSKLYGLVVGENEMVYRTVDEETGLLRYYKLEFDDRFIDIKVDGELPEISFEAFQEQISRDFSEEIQLEIISKVLPLDRFHFEGFSVITLTDVTPEHSVDTLKEMLFEHTLHKSAERFATIELALKSIVKDPTIRFGMQPLLRINNKLVFHRGTGLRSVLLDLANKYGLSEEMYQQFVEDYIKSPRLFFIRSITPLHQGLSPALKMLSANGISSFVITPLYHQGKLTGVLEIFSDRENGINEKKLSLLQGATPVLSQFLQQAIDDLQEDITRVINDKFTPLQPAVQWKFNEAAWQYLRKEEREKNPPLPAIVFEDVYPLYGAVDIRNSTEERNKALQTDLEMHVQVLNETMKALHPYKDSSCVVNEDIIKACKEWIHKIERKMSPYQAMKAEDFLHREIPGILRQIAAEHAEAAPVVERYMQALDENDGVTFQQRRELESSMQLINRTVGETLDLFNEELQKQFPCYFEKFRTDGVEYDIYVGASIAPQAQLAPDHLKKMRHRQLAVMAHLTQQTKALLPQMAKQLETTQLIFVHGNTIDISFRTDEKRFDVQGSYNIRYQMAKKRIDKAYVKNTSQRLTQPGMIAIVYSGHSEIEDYLEAINALQKAGILHQETEKVELEELQGLSGLKALRVKVLDSAILQ; translated from the coding sequence ATGCAAACATCATTAATAGATCTAAATAGTGCGATAGAGCATGATAAACCCAAGGTTTTACATGCCAGTCTGTCGTTTCAACCATTTATCCGTTTTTTACAACAAAAAATAGCTGAAGAGAGCACTTATAAAGCAATTGTTTACCGGCAGGTACTGGACGCTTTTGCGGCCTATCCTGACCTGGACCAGCCTGTTGAGGAGGCATCGGTAAGCAATTATCTTCCTTTACTGGAGCTGATATATACGATACTGACACCTACCCTTTCGTCGGAAAAAGAATATCTGTGGGCGTTATCGTCGCCTATGAAGCCGGTTATTTTTTATGGCACCGATGCTTTTTATGAGCTCACCTGTACAGAGTGTGGCGGTATGCCGACCCTGAAGCCTAATCTCATTGAAAAAAACAGTGCAGAAAAGGAAAAGGATAAAAAATTGCATGTATACCTGATGATACTATCGAAGCTATATGGTTTGGTAGTTGGGGAAAACGAGATGGTATACCGTACCGTAGATGAGGAAACGGGGCTGTTACGTTATTACAAGCTGGAATTCGACGATCGTTTTATTGATATAAAGGTGGACGGGGAACTTCCGGAAATAAGCTTTGAAGCTTTCCAGGAGCAGATATCCAGAGATTTCAGTGAAGAAATACAGCTGGAGATCATCTCTAAGGTGTTGCCGCTGGATCGCTTTCATTTTGAAGGATTTTCTGTTATTACTTTAACAGACGTTACACCGGAACATTCAGTAGACACTTTAAAGGAAATGCTGTTTGAGCATACCCTCCATAAAAGCGCAGAGCGTTTTGCCACGATAGAACTGGCGTTAAAGAGCATCGTAAAAGATCCCACCATTCGTTTTGGCATGCAGCCTTTGTTGCGGATCAATAATAAGCTGGTGTTTCACAGAGGAACCGGCTTGCGGAGTGTACTGCTTGACCTGGCAAATAAATACGGGCTAAGCGAGGAAATGTACCAGCAGTTTGTGGAAGATTATATTAAATCGCCGCGGCTGTTTTTCATCCGTTCCATCACGCCTTTACACCAGGGCCTATCGCCTGCATTGAAGATGCTATCGGCCAATGGGATATCGTCTTTCGTTATTACGCCTTTATACCACCAGGGGAAACTGACGGGCGTATTGGAGATCTTTTCGGACCGGGAGAACGGCATTAATGAAAAGAAGCTATCGTTGCTGCAAGGCGCCACCCCGGTGCTATCGCAGTTTTTGCAGCAGGCGATCGATGACCTGCAGGAAGATATTACGCGTGTTATCAATGATAAGTTCACGCCTTTACAACCGGCGGTACAATGGAAGTTCAACGAAGCGGCATGGCAATACCTGCGCAAAGAAGAACGGGAAAAGAACCCGCCGTTACCGGCTATTGTTTTTGAAGATGTGTACCCGCTTTATGGGGCAGTTGATATCCGCAACTCTACGGAAGAGCGCAACAAGGCTTTACAGACAGACCTGGAGATGCATGTGCAGGTACTGAATGAAACGATGAAGGCATTGCATCCCTACAAAGACTCCAGCTGTGTGGTAAATGAAGATATCATAAAGGCTTGTAAGGAGTGGATACATAAGATAGAGCGGAAAATGTCGCCTTACCAGGCAATGAAAGCGGAGGACTTTCTACACCGTGAAATACCGGGCATATTACGGCAGATAGCGGCAGAGCATGCAGAAGCGGCGCCTGTTGTAGAACGTTATATGCAGGCGCTTGATGAAAATGATGGTGTTACCTTTCAGCAGAGAAGGGAGTTAGAATCTTCTATGCAATTGATAAACAGGACAGTAGGAGAAACACTTGATTTATTTAATGAGGAGTTACAGAAGCAGTTTCCGTGTTATTTTGAGAAATTCAGGACAGATGGCGTGGAATATGATATTTATGTAGGGGCGTCTATAGCCCCCCAGGCGCAACTGGCGCCGGATCACCTGAAAAAGATGCGGCACCGGCAACTGGCAGTGATGGCGCATTTAACCCAGCAAACAAAGGCATTATTGCCACAAATGGCCAAACAGCTGGAAACGACACAATTGATATTTGTACATGGCAACACGATAGATATCAGCTTCCGGACGGATGAGAAGCGATTTGACGTGCAAGGGAGTTATAATATCCGTTACCAGATGGCCAAGAAGCGGATAGACAAGGCTTATGTAAAGAACACATCACAACGGCTAACGCAGCCCGGAATGATTGCGATAGTATACTCGGGGCATTCGGAAATAGAAGACTACCTGGAGGCAATAAACGCTTTACAAAAGGCAGGCATATTACACCAGGAGACTGAAAAAGTGGAGCTGGAGGAATTACAGGGGCTTAGCGGTTTGAAGGCTTTAAGAGTGAAGGTACTGGACAGCGCTATACTACAATAG
- a CDS encoding BamA/TamA family outer membrane protein translates to MKRFLPLFLLLLGGIYVKGQDSLLYRVVLIGDAGEMNTEQQKALQHAAGHIAGGKTVVLFLGDNIYPRGMGLPGSAEEAATQQILRSQYEPMRAKGAPVYFLPGNHDWDRMGPLGLAKIKSQWQFLESQGDSLLKLIPANGCPDPVEIPLTDSLVIIAYDSEWWLFPFRKNNPDGECECQSKKDVLARLEELAYNNRNKIVLLAGHHPFQSYGVHGGVFTWKDHLFPLTAANKHLYIPLPVIGSLYPFLRSTLTNPEDLKHPWYQDMIKRVDGVFAEHPNMVHVAGHEHGLQFIKGKQIQVVSGAGAKRTNARKGKYSLFADAMQGYVTADLLRGNHLRFTYYIYDKDTIREAFRYDIPYKKKEAAALAADTTRYLDSVTISIHPDYDKPGRFHRFFFGENYRKEWAAPVTLPVIKISEVSGGLTPLRLGGGMQSTSLRLADPTGKEWVLRSVEKSTDALLPEQLQNAFARDWLDDVTSAQHPFGALVVPPIADAVRVPHANPVIGVVAPDKNLGHYEQKFKNLVVVLEEREPLGNSDNSEKMKKNLIKDNENHIKGKAFLRARMLDAFLGDWDRHEDQWRWADQGKGKDKAYLGVPRDRDQVFHVTQGLFPFIASQAYILPTLRNFDAEMSHIRWLLFKTRFVNAYPEFQFSRKEWHKEAKEFQEALTDSVLEAALQRLPAPAYQLRHETLMRKMRQRRDRLPAALDAYYLFTQKIADIQTSDKNELVKITGSKDGNMRIHISRINKEGEIKETLMDKEYEKAYTREVRIYLRNGADSVWIDNETSPIRLRIIGGHNTKAYHVAAAVKPVKVYDRPGTATYSGVLNRIQSRLSSDSLHTAFTPVNLYNTVMPLALIGLNRDDGFILGAGARFVHQEGFRKYPYASAQEILIGHSFSTTAFSVKYQGEWIHTVGKADLVLNAIVRAPNNTINFYGRGNETQFNKTGDFVRYYRTRFSTYEFDPSLRWRGNKSAAISIGPSLQYYAFDKDDNAGRFINNVSQIGSYDSATIDQSKLHIGGVVEFTSDNRNNKVVPQWGSYIRIRMVGYKGVNKAAESYAQLIPEVALYKNLDAKASIVLANRTGGTISVGKTAFYQSAFVGGQGNLRGYRQYRFAGQHSVYNNLELRVKLADVASYILPGQLGLTGFWDIGRVWERGMDSGKWHNGQGGGIYFAPVSLVAFSFVMGNSVEGWYPYISMGFRF, encoded by the coding sequence ATGAAGCGATTTTTACCCCTATTCCTTTTATTGCTGGGAGGTATTTATGTGAAGGGACAGGATAGTTTACTGTACCGTGTGGTGCTGATTGGTGATGCGGGAGAAATGAATACGGAGCAACAGAAGGCCTTACAGCATGCGGCGGGGCATATAGCCGGCGGCAAAACCGTTGTATTATTCCTGGGAGATAATATTTATCCCCGTGGGATGGGTTTGCCGGGGAGCGCCGAAGAAGCGGCTACGCAGCAGATCTTACGATCGCAATACGAGCCTATGCGGGCTAAGGGAGCTCCTGTTTATTTTTTACCTGGCAATCATGACTGGGACAGGATGGGGCCTTTAGGGCTAGCTAAGATCAAAAGCCAGTGGCAGTTCCTTGAATCGCAGGGAGATTCGCTGTTGAAGCTTATTCCTGCCAACGGTTGTCCTGATCCGGTAGAGATTCCATTAACCGACAGCCTAGTCATTATTGCATATGATAGTGAATGGTGGTTGTTTCCTTTCCGCAAAAACAATCCTGACGGGGAATGTGAATGCCAGAGCAAGAAAGATGTTTTAGCGCGGCTGGAAGAGCTCGCCTATAATAACCGTAACAAAATTGTATTACTTGCCGGCCATCATCCTTTCCAAAGTTATGGTGTGCATGGGGGTGTATTTACGTGGAAAGATCATTTGTTCCCGCTTACGGCGGCCAATAAGCACCTTTACATTCCCCTGCCGGTGATAGGTTCTTTATATCCTTTTCTAAGAAGTACGCTTACGAACCCCGAGGATCTAAAGCATCCCTGGTACCAGGATATGATAAAGCGGGTGGATGGAGTGTTTGCGGAGCATCCCAACATGGTACATGTGGCGGGGCATGAACATGGGCTGCAATTCATTAAAGGCAAGCAGATACAGGTTGTAAGCGGTGCGGGCGCCAAACGTACCAATGCGCGTAAAGGCAAGTATTCACTGTTTGCCGATGCGATGCAGGGATATGTTACTGCAGATCTGTTGCGGGGGAATCATCTCCGGTTCACCTATTACATCTATGATAAGGATACGATCAGGGAGGCGTTCAGATATGATATTCCTTATAAAAAGAAAGAGGCCGCGGCGCTGGCTGCCGATACCACGCGTTATCTTGACAGCGTTACCATAAGCATACATCCTGATTATGATAAGCCGGGCAGGTTTCACCGCTTCTTTTTTGGTGAAAATTACCGGAAAGAGTGGGCCGCACCTGTGACCTTGCCTGTAATCAAGATCTCTGAGGTGAGCGGCGGGCTTACTCCCCTGCGGCTTGGTGGCGGGATGCAATCGACCTCGTTACGGCTTGCAGATCCGACAGGAAAAGAGTGGGTATTACGCAGTGTAGAGAAAAGCACTGATGCCTTGTTACCGGAACAATTACAGAACGCGTTTGCGCGCGACTGGCTGGATGATGTAACGAGTGCACAGCATCCATTCGGAGCTTTGGTGGTACCTCCTATTGCCGATGCTGTAAGAGTACCACATGCCAATCCTGTAATAGGCGTTGTGGCACCAGATAAAAACCTGGGGCATTACGAGCAGAAGTTCAAAAACCTGGTGGTTGTACTGGAAGAGCGGGAGCCGCTGGGCAATTCCGATAATTCGGAAAAGATGAAAAAGAACCTGATCAAGGACAATGAAAATCATATCAAAGGAAAGGCTTTCCTGCGTGCGCGGATGCTGGATGCTTTTTTGGGCGACTGGGACAGGCATGAAGACCAGTGGCGCTGGGCCGACCAGGGGAAAGGTAAGGACAAGGCCTATCTTGGTGTACCCAGAGACAGAGACCAGGTTTTTCATGTAACGCAGGGTTTGTTTCCTTTTATTGCCTCACAAGCCTATATACTTCCCACCCTGCGCAATTTTGACGCGGAGATGAGTCATATCAGGTGGCTATTGTTCAAGACACGTTTTGTAAATGCTTATCCTGAGTTTCAGTTCAGCCGTAAGGAATGGCATAAAGAGGCGAAGGAGTTCCAGGAAGCGCTTACAGATTCAGTATTGGAAGCAGCGTTACAGCGTCTGCCGGCACCTGCTTACCAGTTAAGGCATGAAACGCTGATGCGCAAAATGCGGCAGCGCCGCGACCGTTTGCCTGCCGCGCTGGATGCGTATTACCTGTTCACCCAAAAGATAGCAGATATACAAACCAGTGATAAAAATGAGCTGGTAAAGATCACGGGCAGCAAGGACGGCAATATGCGGATACATATTTCCAGGATCAACAAAGAAGGCGAGATAAAGGAGACACTGATGGATAAGGAGTACGAGAAGGCTTATACCCGTGAAGTGCGGATATACCTGCGTAACGGAGCCGACAGTGTATGGATCGACAACGAGACCTCCCCTATCCGTTTGCGGATCATTGGCGGGCACAATACCAAGGCGTATCATGTAGCAGCTGCTGTAAAGCCTGTAAAAGTATATGACCGCCCCGGTACGGCAACTTACAGTGGTGTGTTGAACCGGATACAATCGCGGTTATCCAGCGACAGTTTGCATACAGCTTTTACACCTGTGAACCTATATAATACGGTGATGCCGCTGGCGTTGATAGGCTTAAACCGGGACGATGGTTTTATATTAGGCGCCGGCGCCCGTTTTGTACACCAGGAAGGATTCCGGAAATATCCTTATGCCAGTGCGCAGGAGATACTGATAGGTCATTCTTTTTCTACCACCGCCTTTTCGGTCAAGTACCAGGGGGAATGGATACATACAGTCGGGAAGGCCGACCTGGTATTAAACGCTATTGTAAGGGCGCCCAATAACACTATCAACTTTTATGGCCGCGGCAATGAAACCCAGTTTAACAAAACCGGTGATTTTGTGCGGTATTACCGGACACGTTTCAGCACATATGAATTTGATCCTTCGCTGCGCTGGCGCGGGAACAAATCCGCTGCGATAAGCATAGGTCCATCGTTACAGTATTATGCTTTTGATAAAGACGATAATGCAGGACGTTTTATCAATAACGTTTCGCAGATAGGTTCGTATGACAGTGCCACTATCGATCAAAGTAAACTACATATAGGAGGCGTTGTTGAATTTACCAGTGACAACCGCAATAACAAGGTAGTTCCGCAATGGGGCAGCTATATACGGATAAGGATGGTGGGATACAAAGGCGTAAACAAGGCAGCCGAATCGTATGCGCAGCTAATCCCTGAAGTGGCGCTTTACAAGAACCTGGATGCCAAAGCGAGCATAGTGCTGGCCAACCGTACCGGTGGTACGATAAGTGTGGGTAAAACGGCGTTTTACCAGTCGGCTTTCGTGGGTGGGCAGGGCAATCTGCGGGGGTATCGCCAGTACCGTTTTGCCGGGCAGCACAGTGTGTACAATAACCTTGAGCTAAGAGTGAAGCTGGCAGATGTGGCCAGTTATATATTACCGGGGCAGCTTGGGCTTACCGGGTTCTGGGACATTGGCCGGGTATGGGAACGGGGCATGGATTCGGGCAAGTGGCATAATGGCCAGGGCGGTGGCATTTATTTTGCGCCGGTTTCGCTCGTTGCGTTTAGTTTTGTAATGGGAAATTCCGTTGAGGGCTGGTACCCTTATATTTCGATGGGATTCCGTTTTTGA
- a CDS encoding SdiA-regulated family protein — MNNSIIAITRICLVLFAALGAGCGAQEYKPTPKDYNLNKPHKFSLPESLLEVSGIAFNRGKNDTIYAIQDEEGKLFRLAWDKAKQYNSKFAKHGDYEDVSIINGQAIVLKSNGVLYRFALTAAYGDDAVDVQEWRDLVPAGEYEGLYGDEATDQLYLLCKNCDADDAREAVTGYILKLADTIRMTGTFTIDVSGIKSIKKKKSFRPSALARHPITRDWYIVSAVNKLLVITDSNFKVKETYPLSGNIFNQPEGIAFDNAGNMYISNEGDDLVKGNILLFKRK; from the coding sequence ATGAACAACTCCATTATTGCTATTACCCGGATATGCCTTGTGCTGTTTGCGGCGCTGGGAGCGGGATGCGGAGCGCAGGAATATAAGCCTACTCCCAAAGACTATAACCTGAACAAACCTCATAAGTTTTCTTTACCAGAGAGTTTACTGGAGGTATCTGGGATCGCTTTTAACAGGGGGAAAAACGATACTATCTATGCTATCCAGGATGAAGAAGGGAAGCTATTCCGTCTTGCCTGGGATAAGGCCAAGCAGTATAACTCCAAGTTTGCCAAACACGGGGATTATGAGGATGTAAGTATCATTAACGGGCAGGCAATAGTGCTGAAAAGCAATGGCGTGTTGTATCGCTTTGCGCTTACAGCTGCTTACGGTGACGATGCGGTAGATGTACAGGAATGGAGGGATCTTGTGCCGGCAGGTGAATATGAGGGGCTTTATGGCGATGAGGCTACCGATCAACTGTATCTGCTGTGTAAAAACTGTGATGCCGATGACGCCCGGGAGGCTGTTACCGGTTATATTTTAAAGCTTGCCGATACGATACGTATGACAGGGACCTTTACGATAGATGTGTCGGGCATTAAATCCATCAAGAAGAAAAAGAGTTTCCGTCCGTCGGCGCTGGCGCGTCATCCGATCACGCGGGACTGGTATATTGTATCGGCTGTAAACAAGCTGCTGGTGATCACGGATAGCAATTTCAAGGTAAAGGAGACCTATCCGCTTAGCGGCAATATATTTAACCAACCTGAGGGTATAGCCTTTGACAATGCGGGCAATATGTACATTTCGAATGAGGGGGACGACCTGGTGAAGGGGAATATTTTGTTGTTTAAGCGGAAGTAG
- the ppk1 gene encoding polyphosphate kinase 1, whose product MSGQTVATTNIYFDRDLSWLSFNERVLQEAAKPGVPLLERVKFLSIYSSNLDEFYRVRIPALTALLKLSKRGAGNYEHAVATINLQQQEYGRIMNTGIIPALEAQGIHFLYNRPIPEIIAGEVADYFFSQTAGFLQPVLLSGALNFFPENNQLYQAVAVAAAGEKEQLYLVNIPVAHVGRFLRIEHATGSYIVFLEEIIRQHLDFLFPNAVINGAWNIKITRDAELDLQDEYDDDLAEKIERQLTKRDYGFATRFLYEPGIPLRHLQVLIQQFNLTRASVVEGSKHHNLRDLDTLPVGNSAWSYEKWPAAPVPVPYDSTLFEYITARDMIVHAPYQLYDNILRFFNEAAVTPSVTEVYTTLYRVASDSRIAQALISAARNGKKVTVLVELKARFDEANNIRWAKKMKAAGVKIIYSNNSLKVHAKIALVKRAHATHSYVGLLATGNLNESTARFYTDHILLTAHQPMLQEMQQLFGFLSKSKKRPDAEDELTFRHLLVAQFNLQTRFLELIDREIMHAQQGSPASITIKMNNLEERVLIDKLYEASQAGVRIQLIVRSICRLIPGVAGQSEHITIVRIVDRYLEHGRVFEFYNNGATELYLGSADWMNRNIYRRIEVCFPVYDEGIRLQLRQLLTLQLQDNKQAVHIDRELRNVPVAAGGPQVRSQQAIYELLVAGEHQHSNL is encoded by the coding sequence ATGAGTGGACAAACAGTTGCTACAACCAATATTTATTTTGACCGGGACCTGAGCTGGCTCAGCTTCAATGAGCGTGTGTTACAGGAGGCGGCGAAGCCTGGTGTACCTTTACTTGAGCGGGTAAAATTCCTATCTATTTATTCTTCGAACCTGGATGAATTTTACCGGGTACGGATACCGGCGCTGACGGCTTTGCTAAAGCTAAGCAAACGTGGTGCGGGCAATTATGAGCATGCGGTGGCTACCATCAACCTGCAGCAGCAGGAATATGGGCGTATCATGAACACCGGTATTATTCCTGCGCTGGAAGCGCAGGGGATACATTTTTTATACAACCGGCCGATACCGGAGATCATTGCCGGGGAGGTAGCGGATTATTTCTTTAGCCAGACGGCGGGCTTTCTTCAGCCGGTGCTGTTATCGGGGGCGCTTAATTTCTTTCCTGAGAACAACCAGTTGTACCAGGCTGTAGCGGTTGCCGCTGCGGGAGAAAAAGAGCAGTTATATCTTGTAAACATACCTGTAGCCCATGTGGGACGGTTCCTGAGAATTGAGCATGCTACAGGCAGTTATATCGTATTCCTGGAAGAGATCATCAGGCAGCACCTGGATTTTCTTTTTCCCAATGCCGTTATCAACGGCGCCTGGAATATAAAGATCACGCGGGATGCGGAGCTGGATCTGCAGGATGAATATGATGATGACCTGGCGGAGAAAATAGAGCGTCAGCTTACCAAACGGGATTATGGTTTTGCGACCCGTTTCTTATATGAGCCGGGTATTCCATTGCGGCATTTGCAGGTGTTGATACAGCAGTTCAACCTTACGAGGGCTTCGGTGGTGGAGGGCAGTAAACATCATAACCTGCGCGATCTCGATACCTTACCGGTGGGTAACAGTGCGTGGTCGTATGAGAAGTGGCCTGCCGCGCCGGTGCCTGTACCTTATGACAGCACGCTGTTTGAATATATCACTGCCAGGGACATGATAGTACATGCCCCCTACCAGCTGTATGATAATATACTGCGGTTCTTTAATGAGGCAGCGGTAACGCCATCGGTAACGGAGGTGTACACTACTTTATACCGTGTAGCCAGTGATTCGAGGATTGCACAGGCATTGATAAGCGCTGCACGCAATGGCAAGAAAGTTACGGTTCTGGTAGAATTAAAGGCACGTTTTGATGAGGCCAATAATATCCGCTGGGCTAAAAAGATGAAAGCTGCGGGAGTTAAGATCATTTACAGTAATAATTCTTTAAAAGTACATGCCAAAATAGCGCTGGTAAAGAGAGCGCATGCAACACATAGTTATGTGGGGTTGCTGGCTACGGGTAATCTTAATGAAAGTACGGCCCGTTTCTATACCGATCATATTTTACTGACGGCGCACCAGCCCATGTTACAGGAGATGCAGCAGTTGTTTGGTTTCCTGAGTAAAAGCAAGAAACGGCCTGATGCGGAAGACGAGTTAACGTTCCGTCATTTGCTGGTGGCGCAATTCAATTTACAAACCCGCTTCCTGGAGCTGATAGACCGGGAGATCATGCATGCCCAACAGGGATCACCTGCTTCTATTACCATTAAGATGAATAATCTCGAGGAACGGGTGCTGATAGACAAGCTATATGAGGCATCGCAGGCGGGTGTGCGGATACAGCTTATTGTACGCAGTATCTGCCGTCTTATACCGGGTGTGGCGGGCCAAAGCGAACATATAACCATTGTGCGTATTGTAGACCGGTACCTGGAGCATGGCCGTGTATTCGAGTTTTATAATAACGGAGCTACGGAATTATACCTGGGTTCTGCGGATTGGATGAACCGGAATATTTACCGCAGGATAGAGGTTTGTTTTCCTGTGTATGATGAAGGTATAAGGTTGCAACTGCGGCAATTATTAACTTTGCAGTTACAGGATAACAAGCAGGCGGTACATATTGACAGGGAGTTACGTAATGTACCTGTAGCAGCGGGCGGTCCTCAGGTTCGTTCGCAGCAGGCTATTTATGAGCTGCTGGTCGCCGGCGAGCATCAACATTCAAATTTATAA
- a CDS encoding Pycsar system effector family protein, whose protein sequence is MNYTTLLEEVKQYALHFFGVHDNQQFLYHNLNHTESVVKSATLLAAHYHLSDRDFFIVLAAAWFHDMAYYTGPADGHEKNAVELMRVFLKDKGVDELTISEVGDCILATCLKNPPEELNLNQRIVKDADVFHWGTDEFLDRSKLMRKEAETRFGKKIGKKEWTEGTIRLLESHEYVTDYARELLQAKKLENLARLKQRLHQQEPSGSGVKEERAAKAVPGGAGHGKASVAIPESVVIKKKKSDRPERGIETMFRITSNNHQRLSDMADNKAHIMITTTSIILSVLLSVLLRKLEDNPHLVIPTMLLLVVCVVTLVFSILATRPNLPKGTFTHQDIDEKKVNLLFFGNFYQMSYEAYSEAMHVMMEDSDFLYSSLIKDVYSQGVVLSRKYRLLRNAYDVFMFGIIVSVLGFAIATIFFGH, encoded by the coding sequence ATGAATTATACAACATTGCTGGAAGAGGTAAAGCAATACGCTCTTCATTTTTTTGGAGTACATGATAACCAGCAGTTTCTATATCACAACCTGAACCATACGGAGTCGGTCGTGAAATCTGCTACCCTGCTGGCAGCGCATTACCACTTAAGTGACCGCGATTTTTTTATTGTGCTTGCTGCTGCGTGGTTTCATGATATGGCCTATTATACCGGGCCTGCCGACGGTCATGAAAAAAATGCTGTAGAGCTGATGCGTGTTTTTCTGAAAGACAAGGGCGTAGATGAGCTGACGATATCGGAAGTGGGTGATTGTATACTGGCCACTTGTTTGAAAAATCCTCCCGAGGAATTAAACCTGAACCAGCGGATAGTGAAGGATGCGGATGTATTTCATTGGGGGACTGATGAATTCCTGGACCGGAGCAAGCTGATGCGCAAGGAAGCCGAGACACGTTTCGGGAAGAAGATTGGTAAAAAGGAATGGACGGAAGGCACTATCCGTTTGCTGGAGTCGCATGAATATGTTACGGATTATGCACGTGAACTTTTACAGGCCAAGAAGCTGGAGAACCTGGCGCGATTAAAGCAGCGGTTACACCAGCAGGAGCCATCGGGCAGCGGTGTTAAGGAGGAGCGTGCTGCGAAAGCGGTTCCGGGGGGAGCGGGTCATGGGAAGGCCAGCGTGGCGATACCGGAATCGGTGGTGATAAAGAAAAAGAAATCGGACCGGCCTGAGCGTGGTATAGAGACCATGTTCCGTATCACCTCGAACAACCACCAGCGGTTAAGTGATATGGCGGATAATAAGGCGCACATCATGATCACAACTACCTCCATTATACTTTCGGTATTGCTGAGCGTATTGCTGCGCAAGCTGGAGGACAATCCGCACCTGGTAATACCTACCATGCTGTTGCTGGTGGTTTGCGTGGTGACGCTTGTATTTTCGATACTTGCCACCAGGCCCAATTTGCCCAAGGGCACTTTCACTCACCAGGATATCGATGAAAAGAAAGTGAACCTGTTGTTCTTCGGCAATTTTTACCAGATGAGCTATGAGGCTTATTCTGAAGCCATGCATGTGATGATGGAGGACAGTGATTTCCTGTATAGCAGTCTTATCAAGGACGTGTATTCGCAGGGGGTAGTGTTAAGCCGAAAGTACCGGTTATTACGTAATGCCTATGATGTGTTCATGTTTGGCATTATTGTATCGGTACTGGGTTTTGCTATTGCTACTATTTTCTTTGGTCACTAA